The genomic segment AAAAGCGCCCGAAGCAGCTACAATAAGTGCTGAACCGACGATAGTAAAAAATATCACGTCTACATTTTGGATAAAAGAAATTCCATTTAACTGAAAGGCTAACCACATTCCTGTAAAAGCAGTAATCGTATTCGAATTCACGATACCGATTTTCACAAGTTCGGTAAAATCACGGACAGTAAACCTACTTGCCGAGAACTCCCCAGTTTTTTCTATCTGATTCACATTTTCTCCCCCTTACACTTGCTGATATAAACCAGTGATTGCGAACTGATAGATATCTTATACCCTTATTATGTGAAAAATACGCACCATTTGTCAATAAATCGGCTTTAGTCTTGTAAGCTTTACTTCTTCAAATAAACACGCTACAATTAGTTTGATGTGTACTCATGAACTTATACATATAAACATAATAGTAGAAAAAATCTCACACGCATCTAAAGGAGAGATTGGTAGATAATGAAGAAATTCTTGAAAGTTTGGTCTGTTTTAACGATTATTTGTATGACTGTTGTCGTGTTTGGCGGCGCACTTGTAACAAAGACTGGTTCAGCAGATGGTTGTGGCAATAGTTGGCCGTTATGTAATGGACAATTAGTTCGCCTAACCGATGTTACACCTGAAAAATTAATTGAATTCATGCACCGAATGACAACGGGGATTAGTTCTATTTTTGTTATCGTTCTTGCCATTTGTGCTTGGATTTATATGAAGGATCGTCGGGAAACAAAACCATTAGCGATTGTTGCTGTGTTGTTTCTAATAATCCAAGCACTCATGGGGATGGCGGCTGTTGTTTGGGGACAAAATCCGTATATCATGGCGTTGCACTTCGGTATTTCGATTATTTGTTACGCATCTATCGTGTTACTGGCGTTAATGATTTTTGAAGTCGACCGAAAATTCGATGCTAGAAATCTGGTGATGGGCACAAAACTCCGAATCAATATATACGCGCTAACGATTTATACTTATTTAGCCGTTTATACTGGAGCGCTTGTTCGTCATGAGAAAGCTAGTATGGCCGTTCCGGTTTGGCCATTTGAAAACGGTAAATTTATCATGCCTGATTCCGTGCAAGATTATGTACAATATTTCCACCGATTAGCCGCATTCATCTTAATTGTTTGGCTGCTGTATATCACTTGGCTAGTTTTCCGCGACTACAGAAGATACCGTGTGTTGACTTTTAGTATGGTCTTATCGCTTGTATTCATTGCTCTTCAAGCAGTTACTGGTGCGTTATCGGTATATACAGGAGTGAACTTATATATCGCACTAGCACATAGTTTAATTATTACCATGCTATTCGCCTTGTTGTGTTATTTATGTTTACTCGCATCGAGAAGCAAAAGCAATCGACTACGAATCAAATAACGAAAAAGCTAGGAACCTCGGTTGCTAGCTTTTTTTGAGGTTACATGCAGTTTTTCATTCATTTTATGCTAAAATGAATTAGAGTATAAGTTAACGAGGTGAAGAAATTGGACAAAACAAAGAGAAGAATGATTTATGAGTCATTTATGCTTGCTCTCATAATCCTATCACTGGCCCTTTTACCGTATCATAATTCTTTTACATTTATTTTAAATTG from the Listeria seeligeri serovar 1/2b str. SLCC3954 genome contains:
- a CDS encoding COX15/CtaA family protein, whose translation is MKKFLKVWSVLTIICMTVVVFGGALVTKTGSADGCGNSWPLCNGQLVRLTDVTPEKLIEFMHRMTTGISSIFVIVLAICAWIYMKDRRETKPLAIVAVLFLIIQALMGMAAVVWGQNPYIMALHFGISIICYASIVLLALMIFEVDRKFDARNLVMGTKLRINIYALTIYTYLAVYTGALVRHEKASMAVPVWPFENGKFIMPDSVQDYVQYFHRLAAFILIVWLLYITWLVFRDYRRYRVLTFSMVLSLVFIALQAVTGALSVYTGVNLYIALAHSLIITMLFALLCYLCLLASRSKSNRLRIK